In Gossypium hirsutum isolate 1008001.06 chromosome A10, Gossypium_hirsutum_v2.1, whole genome shotgun sequence, the DNA window aatttcgtagaccaaaatcgtttttaataaatcaaatcgtttattaaaaataaccacttttcgaggtgacccgatcccacctcatcaaaaaggattgatggcgactccaatttttgttttaaaaagtcgattcctctttttcaaaaaaatggttccGACAGAAACAAATAACATAGTTTAACtggaaaaagaaaattgagaaaattgctAAACACGTAGTCACGTCGCGACGTTGGGACTAGTTGCTCCTTCTCGTCGTGACGTCGATAGCTCGTCGCGATGTCGTAACCTGATCGTGCCCAATTTAATCGAGATGTGAAGCATTCTCCacattgattaaataaattattgaaaataaaaaaaataaaaaatggttcaATTAGGTTGAGTAAATTATTGGCAAACCATAGGTCAACTAGTGGTTGAAGTGATTTTATCTAGACTCAAGATTAGAATTCGATCCATAGGATTACTTGTGTGATAATATAGCGTGTGAGTGTGTAAGTTTCAATTTATACtctataaaaaatagtaaaaaaacaaCTGTCGTCTAAAGAAGGCCAAGGCCAATGTTTTTATGTATAGTTTAGGAGTAATGGTTTTCTTTTgcgatttataaaaaaaatcattttaatcatttagtttttcacttattttagttattaaatttatattttttttatcaaattgtttcaaaataaatgaaaaattatatttgttaATTATGCTGACATGATATATACACATGAATTGTCACTTGaatgatattttagtttttaattaatttttaaaaatttaaaaattaaattttttatatttttataattttttaataattttaataatttttaaattttaaataatagttttgatatatttttaatttttaaaaattaattaaaagatgacatATTATTTACATGGTAATTAATGTGTATGccacatcaataaaattaaaaaaggttagttttttttatctatttgaaataatttaataaaaacataaatttaaagattaaaaaacgaaaaattaaatgaaattaccgaaatgattttttttaatttgaaagagtaaataaattatcatgcatatattagtttatagattaaaaaaattggaAGTGAAGAGAGAAAACAAAAACACCGATTCTCGTGTTTAGTTTTATACGTAGTAGTATACTTTAGATCCATTGAAACCATAAAAagagtaaaaatatgaaagtacTAAATGGGACCTATTGAAGCTGATATCCCAGAAACCCAGCGAAGCATTAAATTAAACACTCCTCAAGCTTCATCAATGGCTGACCAAAGCATCCCCAGCGACGACCAACTGCCCCAAAAATATACCCCAAATTTCACTTATTTCCAAGGCTTTTGGTGCCCATCCCAGCTTGTTCCCAACATAACAGCCTTCCAAAACCACTTCCAAGCCCTCGACGACGACATCGTTCTAGCCAGCAAGCCTAAAACCGGCACCACCTGGTTGAAAGCACTGGCTTTCTCCATCCTCAACCGCCACCGTTTCCCACTTTCCAACTCCCCCTTGGCTTCTCCAAACCCTCACGATCTCGTCCCTTACTTCGACATGACACTATATAACAACGGCTGCCACCCTGATTTTGCCGACGTTTCATCACCCAGGCTGTTCGCCA includes these proteins:
- the LOC121208082 gene encoding cytosolic sulfotransferase 14, which translates into the protein MGPIEADIPETQRSIKLNTPQASSMADQSIPSDDQLPQKYTPNFTYFQGFWCPSQLVPNITAFQNHFQALDDDIVLASKPKTGTTWLKALAFSILNRHRFPLSNSPLASPNPHDLVPYFDMTLYNNGCHPDFADVSSPRLFATHLPYHALAESIKNPKARIVYAIGLAPFWAHVLDYRKQSTANPNKVLFLKYEEMKGNPVGQIKKVAEFMGCPFSEEEEKAGAIDEIAEFCSLSNLKNLELNKSGSLKTMKRQTNSFLRKGDCTTGSLKQRPGIASRGTPL